In Trichoplusia ni isolate ovarian cell line Hi5 unplaced genomic scaffold, tn1 tig00003889, whole genome shotgun sequence, the following are encoded in one genomic region:
- the LOC113508127 gene encoding LOW QUALITY PROTEIN: peritrophin-1-like (The sequence of the model RefSeq protein was modified relative to this genomic sequence to represent the inferred CDS: inserted 1 base in 1 codon; deleted 1 base in 1 codon): MDIYLASASIFTVALVLAVATAEDKAPFKELPRVDPNSLSCDPAGHIFLLLPHFVDCSKFFRCAHGIEVEFQCPGGTIFDFEQQTCNWSWATQCKLRVPKDDEEEGSGDEADXLIGAFVDPMEFQAVDQAASVRPVSPILSRYNGIINCNRADAASKLVAYAGDCQRYWRCVAGIPQVSFCTDGLFFNDLTQQCDFEANVKCNVVQEDELKSEFIKYQ, encoded by the exons CTTCAATCTTCACCGTCGCTTTGGTGCTGGCAGTCGCCACCGCTGAGGACAAGGCACCTTTCAAAGAGCTTCCAAGAGTTGACCCCAATTCTCTGAGTTGTGATCCCGCGGGACAT ATCTTTCTTCTTCTGCCACACTTTGTCGACTGCTCGAAGTTCTTC CGGTGTGCTCATGGCATAGAAGTTGAGTTCCAGTGTCCAGGAGGAactatatttgattttgaacaaCAG ACTTGCAACTGGTCCTGGGCTACCCAGTGTAAGCTCAGGGTGCCCAAAGATGATGAGGAAGAAGGCTCAGGAGATGAGGCTG GTCTCATCGGTGCTTTCGTAGACCCCATGGAGTTCCAGGCAGTCG ACCAGGCAGCCAGCGTGAGACCAGTATCACCAATACTGAGCAGATACAACGGTATCATTAACTGCAACAGAGCTGACGCCGCCTCAAAACTTGTGGCTTACGC CGGTGACTGCCAGAGATACTGGCGTTGTGTAGCCGGAATCCCTCAGGTCTCCTTCTGCACAGATGGCCTATTCTTCAACGATTTGACCCAACAGTGCGACTTCGAAGCGAACGTCAAATGTAACGTTGTACAAGAAGACGAATTGAAGAGCGAGTTCATTAAATACCAATAG